The following are encoded together in the Vigna angularis cultivar LongXiaoDou No.4 chromosome 9, ASM1680809v1, whole genome shotgun sequence genome:
- the LOC108346601 gene encoding uncharacterized protein LOC108346601 translates to MRMLLESNNTPISWEIFKTKFYAEYFPNSVRFAKEVEFLELVQGGMSVSEYADRFKHLLRFHMLAMNEEWECRKFENGLRGDLKLMVAGLCIKQFPSLGERAKVLEKRKMEMERQQLNVGGPIFSRGGLGSRKIPYTRPSSSGVRGQSSRPPVPFGHQTIPAHIRFFTCGGLHYQLVCPQKDSGRWCNRCRSVGNYERDCNMGRRSSGQPQHAGRF, encoded by the coding sequence ATGAGGATGCTACTGGAAAGCAACAATACTCCTATTTCTTGGGAAATCTTCAAGACGAAGTTCTATGCCGAATACTTCcctaatagtgttcggtttgcTAAGGAGGTGGAATTTCTTGAATTGGTTCAAGGAGGGATGTCAGTATCAGAATATGCAGATAGATTTAAACATTTGTTGAGGTTTCATATGCTGGCCATGAATGAGGAATGGGAgtgtagaaaatttgaaaatggattGCGAGGGGATCTCAAGTTGATGGTGGCTGGTTTGTGCATCAAGCAGTTTCCCTCTTTGGGGGAGAGAGCTAAGGTCTTAGAGAAGAGAAAGATGGAAATGGAAAGGCAACAGTTGAACGTTGGAGGACCCATTTTCTCCAGGGGTGGTCTTGGTTCTAGGAAGATTCCTTACACTCGGCCTTCTTCTTCAGGAGTTAGAGGTCAGTCTTCAAGACCTCCAGTACCGTTCGGGCATCAAACCATTCCAGCTCATATTAGATTTTTTACTTGTGGGGGTCTGCACTATCAGTTGGTTTGTCCTCAAAAGGATAGTGGCAGATGGTGTAATCGGTGTAGGAGTGTAGGGAACTATGAGAGAGATTGTAATATGGGAAGAAGATCTAGTGGTCAACCACAACATGCAGGAAGGTTTTAG